One Micromonospora eburnea genomic region harbors:
- a CDS encoding FecCD family ABC transporter permease: MRKRWLIAGVAAVLVALVAGVSLGPVSLPPGSVAAELLNLLPGVHLDSGLSEREIAIVTELRLPRVVLGLLVGGLLALAGGCYQGVFRNPLADPYLLGVAAGAGFAVTAAIALGVGAGGAVGGLPVTIPLAAFVGSLGAVALTYLLGAAGGRDRSPATLILAGVAVSAFLAAGQTYLMQQHAESLQQVYSWLLGRLATAGWRDVRLVLPYFLLTAIVVLLHRRELDVLSVGDDEATGLGLHPQRSRYLLIAAASLGTAAAVSASGLIGFVGIIVPHTVRMLAGSSYRVILPLSMLFGGAFLALTDVVARTAAAPAEIPIGVVTALLGGPFFVLVLRTARRVFT; encoded by the coding sequence CTGCGCAAGCGCTGGCTGATCGCCGGGGTCGCCGCAGTGCTGGTCGCCCTGGTCGCCGGGGTGTCCCTCGGCCCGGTCAGCCTGCCGCCCGGCAGCGTCGCCGCCGAGCTGCTCAACCTGCTGCCCGGGGTGCACCTGGACAGTGGGCTCAGCGAGCGGGAGATCGCCATCGTCACCGAGCTGCGGCTGCCCCGGGTCGTGCTCGGCCTGCTCGTCGGCGGGCTGCTCGCCCTGGCCGGCGGCTGCTACCAGGGCGTCTTCCGCAACCCGCTGGCCGACCCGTACCTGCTGGGCGTGGCGGCCGGTGCGGGGTTCGCGGTGACCGCCGCGATCGCGCTCGGCGTCGGAGCGGGCGGGGCGGTGGGCGGCCTGCCGGTGACCATCCCGCTCGCCGCGTTCGTCGGCTCCCTCGGCGCGGTCGCCCTGACGTACCTGCTCGGCGCGGCCGGCGGGCGCGACCGGTCACCCGCCACGCTGATCCTGGCCGGGGTGGCGGTCTCGGCGTTCCTCGCCGCCGGGCAGACGTACCTGATGCAACAGCACGCCGAGAGCCTTCAGCAGGTCTACTCCTGGCTGCTCGGCCGGCTGGCCACCGCCGGCTGGCGCGACGTCCGGCTGGTCCTGCCGTACTTCCTGCTCACCGCGATCGTGGTGCTGCTGCACCGGCGTGAGCTGGACGTGCTCAGCGTCGGCGACGACGAGGCCACCGGTCTCGGGCTGCACCCGCAGCGCTCCCGCTACCTGCTGATCGCCGCCGCCTCGCTGGGCACCGCCGCCGCCGTCTCCGCCTCTGGGCTGATCGGCTTCGTCGGCATCATCGTGCCGCACACCGTACGGATGCTCGCCGGATCCAGCTATCGGGTGATCCTGCCGCTGTCGATGCTCTTCGGCGGGGCGTTCCTGGCGCTGACCGACGTGGTCGCCCGGACCGCCGCGGCCCCCGCCGAGATCCCGATCGGCGTGGTCACCGCGCTGCTCGGCGGCCCGTTCTTCGTCCTGGTCCTGCGCACCGCCCGGCGGGTGTTCACATGA
- a CDS encoding ABC transporter ATP-binding protein, with translation MSARSEPVARAPQPRPEASPSAVEVRGLRVSLGGAPILAGVDLTVAAGEWVTVIGPNGAGKSTLLRAVGGLLSAPGAVSLFGTPIQAFRRRDRARVVATVAQSPVVPAGMSVFDYVLLGRTPYIPALGRESAADLAAVREVLDRLDLGAFGHRELATLSGGERQRVFLARALAQGATLLLLDEPTSALDIGHQQEVLELVDQLRREHGLTVLATMHDLSIAGEYADRLVLLADGRVAAAGPPHEVLTEELLATHYRAHVRVVQGDHGPLVVPVRPR, from the coding sequence ATGAGCGCGAGGAGCGAGCCGGTGGCGCGAGCCCCGCAGCCGCGACCGGAAGCCTCGCCGAGCGCGGTAGAGGTCCGGGGCCTGCGCGTCAGCCTGGGCGGCGCGCCGATCCTGGCCGGCGTGGACCTGACCGTCGCCGCCGGCGAGTGGGTCACCGTGATCGGCCCGAACGGCGCCGGCAAGTCGACCCTGCTGCGCGCCGTCGGCGGCCTGCTGTCCGCGCCGGGCGCGGTCTCCCTCTTCGGTACGCCGATCCAGGCGTTCCGCCGCCGCGACCGGGCCCGGGTCGTCGCCACCGTCGCCCAGTCCCCGGTGGTACCGGCCGGCATGTCGGTCTTCGACTACGTGCTGCTCGGGCGTACCCCGTACATCCCGGCGCTGGGCCGGGAGTCGGCCGCCGACCTGGCCGCCGTGCGGGAGGTGCTGGACCGGCTCGACCTGGGCGCGTTCGGGCACCGGGAACTGGCCACCCTCTCCGGCGGGGAACGGCAGCGGGTGTTCCTGGCCCGTGCCCTGGCCCAGGGCGCCACCCTGCTGCTGCTCGACGAGCCGACCAGCGCGCTGGACATCGGCCACCAGCAGGAGGTGCTGGAGCTGGTCGACCAGCTCCGGCGCGAGCACGGCCTGACCGTGCTCGCCACCATGCACGACCTCTCCATCGCCGGCGAGTACGCCGACCGCCTGGTGCTGCTCGCCGACGGCCGGGTGGCCGCCGCCGGCCCCCCACACGAGGTGCTCACCGAGGAGCTGCTCGCCACCCACTACCGCGCCCACGTCCGGGTCGTCCAGGGCGACCACGGCCCCCTCGTCGTCCCGGTCCGCCCTCGTTGA
- a CDS encoding VOC family protein: MSGVEPGTPCWTDLATPGLDDAKRFYSELFGWTGQVSPEPTAGGYTVFRKDGRAVAGVGPPATPDQVPIWSTYVATDDADLVATRVEAAGGQVVVPPFAVSDQGRMAVLSDPAGAVFSVWQPMAMRGAELFNAPGSMCWNELVTPDPERAKDFYALVFGWHAEEQPAEPAPYTGWRCGALIVGGMTPPLAELPADLPAYWSVWFAVADADATAARAAELGAAVLVPPRETPKGRLTALRDPQGAIFSTLAPRPVRHATV; encoded by the coding sequence GTGAGCGGCGTGGAGCCCGGCACGCCCTGCTGGACCGACCTGGCGACCCCGGGGCTGGATGACGCGAAACGCTTCTACTCGGAGCTGTTCGGCTGGACCGGCCAGGTCTCCCCGGAGCCCACGGCCGGCGGCTACACCGTCTTCCGGAAGGACGGGCGGGCCGTCGCCGGAGTCGGCCCGCCGGCCACTCCCGACCAGGTGCCGATCTGGTCGACGTACGTGGCGACCGACGACGCCGACCTGGTGGCCACCCGGGTCGAGGCGGCCGGCGGCCAGGTGGTGGTGCCCCCGTTCGCGGTCTCCGACCAGGGCCGGATGGCGGTCCTCTCCGACCCGGCCGGGGCGGTGTTCAGCGTCTGGCAGCCGATGGCGATGCGCGGCGCGGAGCTGTTCAACGCGCCCGGGTCGATGTGCTGGAACGAGCTGGTCACCCCCGACCCCGAGCGGGCGAAGGACTTCTACGCGCTGGTCTTCGGCTGGCACGCGGAGGAGCAGCCGGCCGAGCCGGCGCCGTACACCGGGTGGCGGTGCGGCGCGCTGATCGTCGGCGGGATGACGCCGCCGCTGGCGGAGCTGCCGGCCGACCTGCCGGCGTACTGGTCGGTGTGGTTCGCGGTGGCGGACGCCGACGCCACCGCCGCTCGCGCCGCCGAGCTGGGCGCGGCCGTCCTGGTCCCGCCCCGGGAGACCCCGAAGGGCCGGCTCACCGCCCTCCGCGACCCTCAGGGCGCCATCTTCTCCACCCTCGCCCCCCGCCCCGTCCGCCACGCCACCGTCTGA
- a CDS encoding ABC transporter permease: MPLALVHARYQLLETVRIPVAVFGSAFFPAAAMLFFVVPFTGEDPAAATYATAAMVTFAVMSANIFQYGIGVAEDRDKPWDPYTRTLPAGPAARLTGRILAGLALTYVSMIPVVVIAAVATEASVSPVQFLLGAGAVAVISVPFTLLGLSIGYSLPSKAAIVVAQLVFFPLAVGGGLLTGGPDTTPGFIKTIAPYLPTRGAVEVMWAATTDLRPNPVSLVMLGVWVVVLATVAGWAYRRDEGRRFT; this comes from the coding sequence GTGCCACTCGCCCTGGTCCACGCCCGCTACCAACTGCTGGAGACCGTCCGGATCCCGGTCGCGGTCTTCGGCAGCGCGTTCTTCCCCGCCGCCGCGATGCTCTTCTTCGTGGTGCCCTTCACCGGCGAAGACCCGGCCGCCGCCACCTACGCCACCGCCGCCATGGTCACCTTCGCGGTGATGAGCGCCAACATCTTCCAGTACGGAATCGGCGTCGCCGAGGACCGCGACAAGCCCTGGGACCCGTACACCCGGACGCTGCCCGCGGGGCCGGCGGCCCGGCTCACCGGCCGGATCCTGGCGGGCCTGGCGCTCACCTACGTGTCCATGATCCCGGTGGTGGTGATCGCGGCGGTGGCCACCGAAGCGAGCGTGAGCCCGGTCCAGTTCCTGCTCGGCGCCGGCGCGGTGGCGGTGATCTCGGTGCCGTTCACCCTGCTCGGGCTCTCCATCGGCTACTCGCTGCCGAGCAAGGCGGCGATCGTGGTCGCCCAGCTCGTCTTCTTCCCGCTCGCCGTCGGCGGCGGCCTGCTCACCGGCGGCCCGGACACCACGCCCGGCTTCATCAAGACGATCGCCCCCTACCTGCCCACCCGGGGCGCGGTGGAGGTGATGTGGGCGGCCACCACCGACCTGCGGCCCAACCCGGTCTCCCTGGTCATGCTCGGCGTGTGGGTGGTGGTGCTGGCGACGGTCGCCGGGTGGGCGTACCGGCGGGACGAGGGACGCCGCTTCACCTGA
- a CDS encoding ABC transporter ATP-binding protein, with protein sequence MILAHADQVSRRYGDVLALDGVDLTVRTGELVGLLGPNGAGKSTLINLLVGIRRPTAGRVELFGGDPRDPASRRQLGVTPQETGLPGTLRVGEVIDFVSRHFPDPVPRGELLDRFSLADQLKRQTGGLSGGQRRRLAVALAFVGRPRLVVLDEPTTGLDVEARHALWEAIRGFHADGGTVLLSSHYLEEVEALAQRVVVMGHGRVLADDTVEAIRGIVGVRRVSLVADDLPPLPGVVATEHTEGRTHLLTTDADQLVRDLVIAGVAFRDLEVRPTSLEEAFLAITAHHRPTITAAV encoded by the coding sequence ATGATCCTGGCCCACGCCGACCAGGTCAGCCGCCGCTACGGTGACGTGCTGGCCCTGGACGGGGTCGACCTGACCGTACGTACCGGGGAGCTGGTCGGTCTGCTCGGCCCCAACGGCGCCGGCAAGAGCACCCTGATCAACCTGCTGGTCGGGATACGCCGGCCCACCGCCGGACGGGTTGAGCTGTTCGGCGGCGACCCGCGCGACCCGGCCAGCCGGCGGCAGCTCGGGGTCACCCCGCAGGAGACCGGCCTGCCCGGCACGCTCCGGGTCGGCGAGGTGATCGACTTCGTCTCCCGGCACTTCCCCGACCCGGTGCCCCGCGGCGAACTGCTCGACCGGTTCAGCCTCGCTGACCAGCTCAAGCGCCAGACCGGCGGCCTGTCCGGCGGGCAGCGCCGCCGGCTCGCGGTGGCCCTCGCCTTCGTCGGCCGGCCCCGGCTGGTCGTCCTCGACGAGCCGACCACCGGGCTGGACGTCGAGGCGCGGCACGCCCTCTGGGAGGCGATCCGCGGCTTCCACGCCGACGGCGGGACCGTGCTGCTGAGCAGCCACTACCTGGAGGAGGTGGAGGCCCTCGCCCAGCGGGTGGTGGTGATGGGGCACGGGCGGGTGCTCGCCGACGACACCGTCGAGGCGATCCGGGGCATCGTCGGCGTACGCCGGGTCAGCCTGGTCGCCGACGACCTGCCACCGCTGCCCGGGGTGGTCGCCACCGAGCACACCGAGGGGCGTACCCACCTGCTCACCACGGACGCCGACCAGCTCGTCCGCGACCTGGTCATCGCCGGGGTGGCGTTCCGGGACCTGGAGGTCCGGCCCACCTCGCTGGAGGAGGCCTTCCTCGCCATCACGGCCCACCACCGGCCCACCATCACCGCCGCCGTCTAG
- a CDS encoding WXG100 family type VII secretion target: MSTEALQRNKTYFEQIVSGTPDPFKPLSQAVLWPFEQLLELVAGEPDDLMRAAQLALTTGEAVRQIAGDQIADRARLRGAWDGDAAEKFHASMESVEEAIEELAKGLDGTKEVLVDAANAAVDAFNLLVELILEFLLWFLTEVIIAAVAAVLSAGVTLAATVVRVLARLATTVGRMSKIVARFAEILTKLVTKLEKVAALLTKYRKTVMELRKAKKAYKAWNKSGYTKEALQFKLQRTAILFPGRFAINQASPVNIPGIGGALLDTGVGLHDISDGHKDRNYLVDGTYKEDLGPYTKGVQNVFDSIVN, encoded by the coding sequence ATGAGCACGGAGGCGCTCCAGCGCAACAAGACCTACTTCGAGCAGATCGTCTCGGGCACGCCCGACCCGTTCAAGCCGCTCTCACAGGCGGTGCTCTGGCCGTTCGAGCAGTTGCTGGAGCTGGTCGCGGGTGAGCCGGACGACCTGATGCGGGCGGCCCAGCTCGCCCTGACCACCGGTGAGGCGGTCCGGCAGATCGCAGGTGACCAGATCGCCGACCGGGCCCGGCTGCGGGGCGCCTGGGACGGCGACGCGGCGGAGAAGTTCCACGCCTCGATGGAGTCCGTCGAGGAGGCGATCGAGGAGCTGGCCAAGGGGCTGGACGGCACCAAGGAGGTGCTGGTCGACGCGGCGAACGCGGCGGTCGACGCGTTCAACCTGCTGGTCGAGCTGATCCTGGAGTTCCTGCTCTGGTTCCTGACCGAGGTCATCATCGCGGCGGTGGCCGCCGTCCTCAGCGCGGGCGTGACGCTGGCCGCCACGGTGGTCCGGGTGCTGGCCCGGCTCGCCACCACGGTCGGCCGGATGTCCAAGATCGTCGCCCGGTTCGCGGAGATCCTCACCAAGCTGGTGACCAAGCTGGAGAAGGTCGCCGCGCTGCTCACGAAGTACCGCAAGACCGTGATGGAGCTGCGCAAGGCGAAGAAGGCGTACAAGGCGTGGAACAAGTCCGGCTACACCAAGGAGGCGCTCCAGTTCAAGCTACAGCGGACCGCGATCCTCTTCCCGGGTCGGTTCGCGATCAACCAGGCCTCGCCGGTGAACATCCCCGGCATCGGTGGCGCCCTGCTGGACACCGGTGTCGGCCTGCATGACATCTCCGACGGGCACAAGGACCGCAACTATCTGGTGGACGGCACCTACAAGGAGGATCTGGGCCCGTACACCAAGGGTGTGCAGAACGTCTTCGACTCGATCGTGAACTGA
- a CDS encoding YbaB/EbfC family nucleoid-associated protein, with the protein MTFPALDRIEALARNLDGWQRELGARMAELEQSSAEGVSDSGLVTVTAAADGKILSTEINARAMRFDSYTLAEEFTAAANRAQEAAAARVRDIVGEVMGGAPATQRPADDGYGYERY; encoded by the coding sequence ATGACCTTCCCCGCCCTGGACCGGATCGAGGCGCTGGCCCGCAACCTGGACGGCTGGCAACGTGAGCTCGGCGCGCGGATGGCCGAGCTGGAGCAGAGCAGCGCCGAGGGGGTGAGCGACTCCGGTCTGGTCACCGTCACCGCCGCCGCCGACGGCAAGATCCTTTCCACCGAGATCAACGCGCGGGCGATGCGGTTCGACTCGTACACCCTCGCCGAGGAGTTCACCGCCGCCGCGAACCGCGCCCAGGAGGCGGCCGCCGCCCGGGTCCGCGACATCGTCGGCGAGGTGATGGGGGGCGCGCCGGCCACCCAGCGCCCGGCCGACGACGGATACGGCTACGAGCGGTACTGA
- a CDS encoding HelD family protein — MTLHAPEQTLDAALAAERAHLDTSRAALRRMRERAEALFATGDKVAGDAYTAEQLGRHMARRVKELADDPSTPLFFGRLDFGGTADGQHSGGTADSRHSGDADDEVVGVYHVGRRHVTDDLGEPLVLDWRAPVSRSFYRASARDPQGVAVRRRFGFSAGLLTSFEDEHLDRGEELGTASRILTAEIERPRVGPMRDIVATIQPEQDELVRADLADSICVQGAPGTGKTAVGLHRAAYLLYLHRERLRRSGVLIVGPNRAFLSYIAAVLPALGEVEVEQATVEDLVARVPVRAVDDPALATLKHDVRMAQVLRRAVDAHIGTPTEPIMVSDGSFRWRIGLDPLHRVVDETRREGLPYATGRERVRARVVGLLQRQSEARRAESPSDAWLRRMGKAKPVTAFLDAVWPALTPEGLLHRLWSDADALAAAADGLLTAEEQALLLGTAGIPSRTRDHAPADGAAPTADAATADVATADVATADVATADVATADVATADVATADVATGDGATGRRPARAVAGTKLGRTPKATKWTAADAVLIDEAAGLIERPGGFGHVVVDEAQDLSPMQCRAIARRSEHGSITLLGDLAQGTAPWAATDWRESLTHLGKPDAAVVPLSVGFRVPAVVVAFANRLLPALAVDVPPAESLRRDGTLDVRTAEDLTAATVAEVRAALAHDGSVGVIAADDAVDGLRAALATAGVETATADDVDAAARVTVVPATLVKGLEYDHVVVVEPAAIVAAEPRGLHRLYVALTRAVSRLSVLHHAPLPAPLAA; from the coding sequence ATGACCCTGCACGCACCCGAACAGACCCTGGACGCCGCGCTCGCCGCCGAACGCGCGCATCTGGACACCTCCCGTGCCGCGCTGCGCCGGATGCGCGAGCGCGCCGAGGCACTCTTCGCCACCGGTGACAAGGTCGCCGGGGACGCGTACACCGCCGAACAGTTGGGCCGGCACATGGCCCGGCGGGTAAAGGAACTGGCCGACGACCCGAGCACCCCGCTCTTCTTCGGACGGCTCGACTTCGGCGGAACAGCCGACGGACAGCACAGCGGCGGGACCGCCGACAGCCGGCACAGCGGCGACGCCGACGACGAAGTGGTCGGGGTGTACCACGTCGGGCGCCGGCACGTCACCGACGACCTCGGCGAGCCGCTGGTGCTGGACTGGCGGGCCCCGGTCTCCCGGTCGTTCTACCGGGCCAGCGCCCGCGACCCGCAGGGCGTCGCCGTCCGGCGCCGGTTCGGGTTCAGCGCCGGCCTGCTCACCAGCTTCGAGGACGAGCACCTGGACCGGGGCGAGGAGCTGGGTACGGCCAGCCGGATCCTCACCGCCGAGATCGAGCGCCCCCGCGTCGGCCCGATGCGGGACATCGTCGCCACCATCCAGCCCGAGCAGGACGAGCTGGTCCGGGCCGACCTGGCCGACTCGATCTGCGTGCAGGGCGCCCCGGGCACCGGCAAGACCGCGGTCGGGCTGCACCGCGCCGCGTACCTGCTCTACCTGCACCGGGAACGGCTACGCCGGTCGGGGGTGCTGATCGTCGGCCCGAACCGGGCGTTCCTGTCGTACATCGCGGCCGTGCTGCCGGCGCTCGGCGAGGTCGAGGTCGAGCAGGCCACGGTGGAGGACCTGGTCGCCCGGGTACCGGTACGCGCGGTCGACGACCCGGCCCTCGCCACCCTGAAGCACGACGTCCGGATGGCCCAGGTGCTGCGCCGCGCCGTCGACGCCCACATCGGTACGCCCACCGAGCCGATCATGGTGTCGGACGGCTCGTTCCGTTGGCGGATCGGCCTCGACCCGCTGCACCGGGTGGTCGACGAGACCCGCCGTGAGGGGCTGCCGTACGCCACCGGGCGGGAACGCGTCCGGGCCCGGGTGGTGGGGCTGCTGCAACGGCAGTCCGAGGCCCGCCGGGCGGAGTCGCCCAGCGACGCCTGGCTGCGCCGGATGGGCAAGGCCAAGCCGGTCACCGCCTTCCTCGACGCGGTCTGGCCGGCGCTCACCCCGGAGGGGCTGCTGCACCGGCTCTGGTCCGACGCCGACGCCCTCGCCGCGGCGGCCGACGGCCTGCTCACCGCCGAGGAGCAGGCCCTGCTGCTCGGCACCGCCGGCATCCCGAGCCGGACACGCGACCACGCGCCGGCCGACGGTGCCGCGCCGACGGCCGACGCGGCGACGGCCGACGTGGCAACGGCCGACGTGGCAACGGCCGACGTGGCAACGGCCGACGTGGCAACGGCCGACGTGGCAACGGCCGACGTGGCAACGGCCGACGTGGCGACGGGCGACGGGGCGACGGGGCGGCGGCCCGCTCGGGCGGTGGCCGGGACGAAGCTGGGCCGTACCCCGAAGGCGACGAAGTGGACCGCCGCGGACGCCGTGCTGATCGACGAGGCGGCCGGGTTGATCGAGCGGCCCGGCGGATTCGGGCACGTGGTGGTCGACGAGGCGCAGGACCTCTCCCCGATGCAGTGCCGGGCCATCGCCCGCCGCAGCGAGCACGGCTCGATCACCCTGCTCGGCGACCTGGCCCAGGGCACCGCGCCGTGGGCGGCCACCGACTGGCGCGAGTCCCTCACCCACCTCGGCAAGCCGGACGCGGCCGTGGTGCCGCTGAGCGTCGGCTTCCGGGTGCCCGCCGTCGTGGTCGCGTTCGCGAACCGGCTACTGCCCGCGCTCGCCGTCGACGTGCCCCCGGCCGAGTCGCTACGCCGCGACGGGACGCTGGACGTGCGTACCGCCGAGGACCTGACGGCGGCGACGGTGGCCGAGGTGCGCGCGGCGCTCGCGCACGACGGCTCGGTCGGCGTGATCGCCGCCGACGACGCGGTGGACGGGCTCCGCGCGGCGCTCGCCACCGCCGGCGTGGAGACCGCGACCGCCGACGACGTCGACGCCGCGGCGCGGGTCACCGTGGTCCCGGCGACCCTGGTCAAGGGCCTGGAGTACGACCACGTCGTGGTCGTCGAGCCGGCCGCGATCGTGGCCGCCGAGCCGCGCGGCCTGCACCGCCTCTACGTGGCGCTGACCCGGGCGGTCTCCCGCCTCTCGGTACTGCACCACGCCCCCCTGCCCGCTCCCCTGGCCGCCTGA
- a CDS encoding ArsR/SmtB family transcription factor gives MTEERPEPRRVTISDPQVMRALAHPARMAIMEHLSTVEGGATATECAEIAGLSPSATSYHLRELAKFGLIEEAPSRGDARERVWRAYSPSYYIESGPDADSEARAAELALVDAHLARDSQRVRDWIRRAPDEPREWYEAAWFADSVLLLTAEELIGLNNAIQELLNPYRRRVRTNPPEGARSVAVQYRALPLD, from the coding sequence ATGACCGAGGAGCGTCCCGAGCCGCGCCGGGTGACCATCAGCGACCCGCAGGTGATGCGGGCCCTGGCCCACCCCGCGCGTATGGCGATCATGGAACACCTGAGCACGGTGGAGGGCGGCGCGACCGCCACCGAGTGCGCCGAGATCGCGGGCCTCTCGCCGAGCGCGACCAGCTACCACCTGCGGGAGCTGGCGAAGTTCGGGCTGATCGAGGAGGCCCCGAGCCGGGGTGACGCCCGGGAGCGGGTCTGGCGGGCGTACAGCCCGTCGTACTACATCGAGTCGGGGCCGGATGCCGACTCCGAGGCCCGCGCCGCCGAGCTGGCCCTGGTCGACGCCCACCTGGCCCGGGACAGCCAGCGGGTCCGGGACTGGATCCGGCGGGCCCCGGACGAGCCCCGCGAGTGGTACGAGGCCGCCTGGTTTGCCGACAGTGTGCTGCTGCTGACCGCGGAGGAACTGATCGGGCTCAACAACGCGATCCAGGAGCTGCTCAACCCGTACCGGCGGCGGGTGCGGACCAACCCGCCGGAAGGGGCCCGAAGCGTTGCCGTGCAGTACCGGGCGTTGCCTCTGGACTGA
- a CDS encoding MFS transporter, whose translation MSFASGPSRWSDVWLATAARGVSSCGDFLAASALTLALQSAGAGGLAVSGLMLAATLPLVVLAPLTGRLADRVDSRLLLVIAGFAQAGICLALAYAGHPALVMVLVALLAAGLAVTQPVLSALVPVMVRAADLPRAGALVQTAGTLGALAGPALAGLLVGGFGTRVPLLVDAASYLALVAAGLLIRTRRGGRRSGPAAGRAATPPPTWRLRRDPLLVVMVGSLAAVIGAVGAVNVIEVFFIRETLHSSTTVYGLVTGSWTLGIVIGGWIFARVARRLADDGALLGAGLALLGGCCLAVLASAAVPAAWLLVPIWLAGGVSNGGDNVFNNLLLARRVPDAARGRAFAVFGAAVQGAGMAGYLAGGLLLELAEPRPLLVGCGVAGVLVVVALALPVRRAVRAERAAAATSVPAGTPGRPEVAASDRDRVAAERDAELATQLPTP comes from the coding sequence ATGTCCTTCGCATCTGGTCCGTCGCGCTGGTCGGACGTCTGGCTCGCCACCGCCGCCCGGGGCGTCTCCAGCTGCGGGGACTTCCTCGCCGCGAGTGCCCTGACCCTGGCCCTGCAGTCCGCCGGGGCGGGCGGCCTCGCCGTGTCCGGGCTGATGCTTGCCGCCACTCTGCCGCTGGTGGTGCTCGCCCCGCTGACCGGCCGCCTCGCCGACCGGGTCGACAGCCGCCTGCTGCTGGTGATCGCCGGGTTCGCCCAGGCCGGGATCTGCCTCGCCCTCGCGTACGCCGGGCATCCGGCGCTGGTCATGGTCCTGGTGGCGCTGCTCGCGGCCGGGCTCGCGGTGACCCAGCCGGTGCTCTCCGCGCTGGTGCCGGTGATGGTCCGGGCCGCAGACCTGCCCCGGGCCGGCGCGCTCGTGCAGACCGCCGGCACCCTCGGCGCGCTCGCCGGCCCGGCGCTGGCCGGGCTGCTGGTCGGGGGGTTCGGCACCCGGGTGCCGCTGCTCGTCGACGCCGCCAGCTATCTCGCGCTGGTCGCGGCCGGGCTGCTGATCCGTACCCGCCGAGGGGGCCGACGGTCCGGGCCGGCGGCCGGCCGCGCGGCCACCCCGCCGCCGACCTGGCGCTTGCGACGCGACCCGCTGCTGGTCGTCATGGTCGGCAGCCTCGCCGCGGTGATCGGCGCGGTGGGCGCGGTCAACGTGATCGAGGTCTTCTTCATCCGGGAGACCCTGCACAGTTCCACCACCGTGTACGGCCTGGTGACCGGCTCCTGGACGCTGGGCATCGTGATCGGCGGCTGGATCTTCGCCCGGGTGGCCCGGCGCCTCGCCGACGACGGGGCGCTGCTCGGGGCCGGGCTGGCCCTGCTCGGCGGGTGCTGCCTGGCGGTCCTGGCCTCGGCGGCGGTGCCGGCGGCCTGGCTGCTCGTGCCGATCTGGCTGGCCGGCGGGGTCAGCAACGGCGGTGACAACGTCTTCAACAACCTGCTGCTGGCCCGGCGGGTTCCCGACGCGGCCCGGGGCCGGGCCTTCGCGGTCTTCGGGGCCGCGGTCCAGGGCGCCGGGATGGCCGGCTACCTGGCCGGTGGCCTGCTGCTGGAGTTGGCCGAACCCCGGCCCCTCCTCGTCGGCTGCGGGGTAGCCGGGGTGCTGGTGGTGGTCGCGTTGGCGCTGCCCGTCCGCCGGGCGGTACGCGCCGAACGGGCGGCGGCGGCAACCTCCGTGCCCGCAGGCACACCCGGCCGGCCCGAGGTGGCCGCCTCCGATCGGGACCGGGTGGCCGCGGAGCGGGATGCGGAGTTGGCCACTCAACTGCCCACCCCGTGA
- a CDS encoding menaquinone biosynthetic enzyme MqnA/MqnD family protein, translating into MADRIARPRVGHIQFLNCLPIYWGLMRSGALIDVDLHKDSPDRLNAALVAGDLDIGPISHVEYLRHADELLLLPDLAVGSDGPVLSVNVVSTKPLAELDGARVALGSTSRTGVLLAQLLLGERYGVRPEYFRCPPDLSRMLLEADAGVLIGDVALRALYEAPRKGLQVTDLGQAWRDWTGLPMVFAVWAVRRDFAAAHPGLVKEVHEAFLRSRDLCLAELDQVAEAAARWEPFDAATLATYFRTLDFSLGERQVAGLREFARRAAEIGEAPALPADGPRFFQG; encoded by the coding sequence ATGGCCGACCGCATCGCCCGCCCGAGGGTGGGACACATCCAGTTCCTCAACTGCCTGCCGATCTACTGGGGGCTGATGCGGTCCGGCGCGCTGATCGACGTCGACCTGCACAAGGACTCGCCGGACCGGCTGAACGCCGCGCTGGTCGCCGGTGACCTGGACATCGGGCCGATCTCACACGTCGAGTACCTGCGGCACGCCGACGAGCTGCTGCTCCTGCCGGACCTGGCGGTCGGCAGCGACGGCCCGGTGCTGTCGGTCAACGTGGTCTCCACCAAGCCCCTCGCCGAACTGGACGGGGCACGGGTCGCGCTCGGCTCGACCTCGCGTACCGGGGTGCTCCTGGCCCAGCTGCTGCTCGGCGAGCGGTACGGCGTACGGCCGGAGTACTTCCGCTGCCCGCCCGACCTGAGCCGGATGTTGCTGGAGGCCGACGCCGGGGTGCTGATCGGCGACGTGGCGCTGCGGGCGCTCTACGAGGCGCCCCGCAAGGGCCTCCAGGTGACCGACCTCGGGCAGGCCTGGCGGGACTGGACCGGCCTGCCGATGGTCTTCGCCGTCTGGGCGGTACGCCGGGACTTCGCCGCCGCCCACCCCGGCCTGGTCAAGGAGGTGCACGAGGCGTTCCTGCGCTCGCGCGACCTCTGCCTGGCCGAGCTGGACCAGGTGGCCGAGGCGGCGGCCCGCTGGGAGCCGTTCGACGCGGCGACGTTGGCCACCTACTTCCGTACCCTCGACTTCTCGCTCGGCGAGCGGCAGGTGGCCGGGCTGCGCGAGTTCGCCCGCCGGGCCGCTGAGATCGGCGAGGCGCCCGCCCTGCCCGCGGACGGGCCGCGGTTCTTCCAGGGCTGA